One Chloroflexota bacterium genomic window, TTACCGCCGCCTACAGCCGGGCGAAAGAATGCTGGTCGTGACCGGCGGCGGGCTAAGGGCAGGAGTTATCAAGAGGAAGCCGGCTGTCCCTGAAGGGCCAGAGCCGAGAGAGGGTAGCGGTGGGCAACCGCAAGCCTAAAGAAGCCCGCCTGCCCCCGGTACGGGTGCTCGTTCAGGCGGGGCCGGTCGGCCCAGCACAGCGGGCAGCCTGGGCCCGGCTTTGGGCAAAGCTAACTCAGATAGACAAAGCCCCGGCTCCTGGCGGCAAACCGGGAAGCCCTCAAAGCTAGAGCGAGGGGAATATGACTCTCACCAGAAAACCAGGTGATTTTTCCTAAGGCCTCCAAAAGCAGGCCCCAAAGCCCTTGACAGGGCACTACAAGGGCACTACAATAGGAGCATGGGACAGTATGTCAGGGTGGACAAACTCAAGGGAGGCAAAGTTCGGTATTATCTGGTGGAATCCCATCGGGAAGGAAAGAAGGTAGTCCAGAAGCGCCTAAAATACTTGGGGACCGAGCCCCCGGAGGGCTGGCGACCAAAGAAGGGAGAGGAGGGGAAATGAAGATAGCAGCTGTCTGGGCAAGGGTATCCACGCAAGACCAGCGGGAGTTGTCTCTGAAGGGGCAGGTGGAAAGGTGCCGGACAAAGCTAGAGAGCCTCGGCTACCTCGTGCCGCCAGAGCGCATCCTGGCAGTAGACTGGACATCATTGGACCTTTACGCCTGCCCCCAGTTTCGGGAGCTACGACGGTGGGTGAAGGCCGGGGAGATAACAGCGCTGGGGGTGTTGGACCGGGACAGACTCAATGCCCAGGGCCTTCAGCGGCTGAACCTCCTGGCTGATTGTAAGGAGGCCGGGGTAGAACTAATCCCATACCAGGGGCCGCCGATGCTGGAAGGGCCGGAAGGACAATTGGTGGAGCTTGCCCTAGCTATCGGCAAAGAGCGCTCTGTTGAAAGGGCGCAACAGGGAGCGAGGGATGGACTGAGGGACCGGGCGAGGCTCAAGGGTCTCCCCCCAGCACCCAAGAACCCGTATGGGTACGCTTGGAATAGTACAAGGACGAAGCTACAGGCCACCTCAGAGTTGCCCAACGCCGAGTTTATTTGCCGGGCCGCGCTGGAGGGGGTGCCCATCCGTCGTATAAGTCAGGAACTACACCGCCGGGGTACTTCCTCCCCTTCGGGCAAGACGTGGTGGCCGAGCCCCACTATCTATGGCATCCTCACCAATCCCATATACGGTGGCCGGTTTTATGCGCTCCGCCGGGAGATGGTGCTGCCCCGTCACAGAAGGACTCAGAGCTATGGCAAGAGTAGCGGTCGACACAAACCTATCGAGGAGGCCTTCCTTCTCCCCAATATTATGGTAGAGTGCCCGCCACTGACCTGGGATGAATGGCTGGCCCTTCAGGGCCGCCTCAAGGTCAACAAGCTTCAGGCGCAACGTAACGCCAGGCGGGACTACTTGCTGCGCTCCCTCA contains:
- a CDS encoding recombinase family protein, with translation MKIAAVWARVSTQDQRELSLKGQVERCRTKLESLGYLVPPERILAVDWTSLDLYACPQFRELRRWVKAGEITALGVLDRDRLNAQGLQRLNLLADCKEAGVELIPYQGPPMLEGPEGQLVELALAIGKERSVERAQQGARDGLRDRARLKGLPPAPKNPYGYAWNSTRTKLQATSELPNAEFICRAALEGVPIRRISQELHRRGTSSPSGKTWWPSPTIYGILTNPIYGGRFYALRREMVLPRHRRTQSYGKSSGRHKPIEEAFLLPNIMVECPPLTWDEWLALQGRLKVNKLQAQRNARRDYLLRSLIICETHRRRYRGSVHCGKWRYQCPTCYDQAGSPCPRPYLFGPELEEKVKAICRQVLSSPEVLEQEIRQRAGRVEATLESLQNSLATLDRRGARNRDMEANLLLERAKGNASPEAYERCLAMLKAERVWIAEERQRLQAQLDTARQGEATLFALAQVREKLATKLDSAANEDWRLIFSALALELHVTEQGNVEVALALPVEKPSIVSSAPLSASGPWPGSSAATGRGGFLRA